TTGTAGAAGATTACCGAGTTGATCCTGTAGCAGAGAAGCTTGAAGAATTAATAGGCATGAAAATTAAAAAACTTGATTATGTTGATCCTCATTATATAGAAGAAGATCTAGAAGAAATACAGCCCGGCGAAATAGTAATGCTTGAGAACGTTAGATTTCTTGCTGGTGAAGAAAAATGTGATGAAAACCTGGCAGAGGGTTGGGCTGATTTGATTGACATCTATGTGAATGATGCATTTGGTACTGCACACAGAGCTCATGCATCTACTTATGGGGTGGCCGAGAAAGTAGATGGGTATGCAGGTCTTTTGATGGAGAAGGAGCTTAGATTTTTTGGTGATCTATTAGAGAATCCAGAAAGGCCTTTTGTGGCTATCCTTGGAGGAGCCAAGATAAGTGACAAAATTGGAGTTATAGAATGTTTGATAAGAAAAGTGGACAAAATTTTGATAGGCGGAGGAATGGCAAATACATTTTTGGCAGCTCAAGGGTTTGATCTAGGCAATTCCTTTGTTGAAGAAAAAGTAATTGATACTGCTGAAGATCTACTAAAAAAGGCAGAATACAACGGTATTCAGATGGTGCTTCCTTTTGATTTGGTTGTAACCGATAACCTAA
The Natranaerofaba carboxydovora genome window above contains:
- a CDS encoding phosphoglycerate kinase; protein product: MKKTVKDVDVLGKKVFVRVDFNVPLENRKVVDDSRIKASIPTVKYLAKNGAKTILVTHLGRPKGRVVEDYRVDPVAEKLEELIGMKIKKLDYVDPHYIEEDLEEIQPGEIVMLENVRFLAGEEKCDENLAEGWADLIDIYVNDAFGTAHRAHASTYGVAEKVDGYAGLLMEKELRFFGDLLENPERPFVAILGGAKISDKIGVIECLIRKVDKILIGGGMANTFLAAQGFDLGNSFVEEKVIDTAEDLLKKAEYNGIQMVLPFDLVVTDNLKNGTHRRQAKVGEIEAGEMAVDIGDETVDIFSHIIEDARTVIMNGPMGVFETPPYHEGTVKVAKALADCDGVTVVGGGDSAAAMKKAEVEEKISHISTGGGATLKFLQGSKLPGVEVLSSK